DNA from Anaerolineae bacterium:
ACGGGATCGGCCTTGATGCGGTCCATGTCCTCCAGCGGCGGCGCGGTGGTGTCAAGCTCGTTGTTCTCGTACATGGCCATGGCCGTGGAGGCTTCGACCACCATGACGCCGTAGATCCTCTCGATCTGCACGTTGTCGGCATCATAGTAAAGCGGGTTCTTGAGCAGGGTCAGGTGGTCCTCATGCGCCCACTCGGCCAGCATGTACGGGCCGTTGGTGACGATGAAGCCGGGCTCGATCCAGCGCTCGCCGTGGGCTTCGATGGCATCCTTGGGCATAGGCCGGGCGACCCACATGCCGGCGATGCCGGGGAAGTAGCCGGCGGGATGCTCCAGCGTGATCTCGACGGTGTAGTCATCCACGGCGCGCACGCCCACCGCATCCACGAGCGCCTGCAGTTCTTCCTCGCTCAGCGCCTCGGTGTCCGCGGTGTTCAACGCCTCGCCGCCCTTGATGATGTAGAGCACGTAGGCATAGCCGGAGGCCGTGCGCGGGTCGAGGGTGCGCTTGATGCCGTAGACGACATCATGCGCGGTTACCGGGCCGACCTCTTCCACCTGCTTGGTGCCGGGGTTATACTTGACCCACTTGGCATCCTGGCGCATCTTGAAGGTGTAGACGTCGCCGGCCTCGTTGGTCGTCCACTCGGTCGCCAACTCGCCCGTGACATTGCCCTCGGGGTCAAAGGCCGTCAGGCCCAGGAACAGGTTCTCGATGACATCCACCGAGGTGGTGTCCTCGGCCAGGGCAGGGTCGAGCGTAGGCGGCTCGGTGCCGAAGTTCCAGTTCAGGGTGATCAGCTCCTCCTCCGGCTTCGGGGTCGGGGTGACCACCACTTCCTTCTCGACCACGACGGTCTTTTCCTTCTCGACCACCACCGTCTCCTTGACCACCTTCTCCACCACCTGCGGGGTG
Protein-coding regions in this window:
- a CDS encoding peptide ABC transporter substrate-binding protein produces the protein MLSKKWALLLAAVIVTSLILAACAPATPQVVEKVVKETVVVEKEKTVVVEKEVVVTPTPKPEEELITLNWNFGTEPPTLDPALAEDTTSVDVIENLFLGLTAFDPEGNVTGELATEWTTNEAGDVYTFKMRQDAKWVKYNPGTKQVEEVGPVTAHDVVYGIKRTLDPRTASGYAYVLYIIKGGEALNTADTEALSEEELQALVDAVGVRAVDDYTVEITLEHPAGYFPGIAGMWVARPMPKDAIEAHGERWIEPGFIVTNGPYMLAEWAHEDHLTLLKNPLYYDADNVQIERIYGVMVVEASTAMAMYENNELDTTAPPLEDMDRIKADPVLSKELHIGPYPCTYYYGFTTDKPPVDNKLVRRALSAAIDRKSLVENVLKGGQLPANTFTTIGMFGSAAQDPDIAPWALDYTLGLQKAKEWMAEAGYPDGKGFPEIILMHNTSEGHKKIAEAIAAMWKEALGISVKIENQEWKVYLNTISKTTPVEQMPHVWRLGWCADYPDANNWLNEVFHPDKRNDIRWNNREFAELVDKAEVSQDPEERKALYKQAEKILVEEEAAIAPIYYYTTVNLTKPWLQRNYFGLGGQDFFNWKIDWEAKKAALGK